AACGCCTCCATTTCAGCTTACACCCGCAACTTGAAATGACTAAAGGAAGCCCGAATTCTATTATACGACTTATCGAAATGTTGGCAACTTCGCCAAAATCAAAGAAAACTCTTTCAGAAAGTTTAAATCTGTCAATAAAACAGGTAGGTCGACTTTTGGAAAAAGTTGAAAACATTGGTTATTTCTTAGAAGAAACTGAAAATAAAGAGTTTTTTATTTTTGGAGCAGATTTATTAAAAAATAGGCTATTTGATGATAGTGAAAAAAAACAAATTAAGAAAGTTATTAAAGCCTTTGGAGATTCAAATCCATTAAATATAAGCATTTTAAGGAAATTGTCATCTTTGGATATTTCAATACCTCTTATCCCCGATGTTAAAGATGTAAATAGAGGTAAAAATTACCAAAACATACTTTATGCAATCAAAGCAAATCAATATGTTTGGTTAAGGGCTTATTTTTCTCCAAATGGAAAAGTGAAAATGAAAGATAGGTATGTTTTTCCACTTTCATTTATTGATAATGACCAGCAATTTATTGCGTATGAGAAATCATCTAGACGAGAGAAAACCTTCAAATTAGATAGAGTTGGTATTGTTGAAGTTACTGGAGACACTGCAGAAATAAGAACTAAAGGAAAGCAAAAAACGGATGCCTTTGGAATTACAACTTTGAGCAAGCAATATCATATTGATTTAAAGCTTAGCGATTATGCTGGTTTGCTTATGATGGAGGAGTTTAATGAAACTCATCAATATCTAGAAAAAAAAGAGGAAGGGTATGAATTTCGAGGTCCAATATCAGCAAACGAGGGTATTGGACGATTTATACTTAGCCTTCCAGGGCAGATTGAAATAATTAAGGGTAAGGAACTCCTAAACTATTTAATTGCAAAAAAGAAGGAATTTAACTTTTAATAACCCTAAATGATTTATGGGATATTAGTAAAAAGCGGACATTTTATGTCCATATCATTCATTTCCTTTGCATAATTAAAAATCTACAAAACAATATAGCATGAGACTATTAACGAAATCAAGATTTAAGTTAGGTTTGGAATGTCCTAACAAGCTTTACTATACAAACAAAAGAGATTATGCTAATCAGAAGCAGGAAGACCCATTTCTGATGGCTTTGGCAGAGGGCGGATTTCAGGTAGAAGAATATGCAAGAATGCATCATCCAGGTGGGATTATGATTGAGTCTGATTATAATAATTATGATTATCAGGGATATCATGATCAAACACAAGAGTTACTTAATCAAGAAAATGTAATTATCTATGAAGCGGCATTTTTATTTGAAGGCCTCTTTATTAGGGCAGATATTCTAGAAAAGAGAGGGAATGTTATTTACCTAAGGGAGATTAAAGCGAAATCATGGGGTGATAACAGCTTTTTTGTGGGTGTAAGAGGAGATATTAAAGCTGAATGGAAACCATATTTATGGGACTTGGCTTTTCAAAGTTATGTCGTTCAAAAAACCTTACCTAGTTTAAAGGTTGTTTCATCGTTTGTCTTAG
This sequence is a window from Arcticibacterium luteifluviistationis. Protein-coding genes within it:
- a CDS encoding WYL domain-containing protein, giving the protein MTKGSPNSIIRLIEMLATSPKSKKTLSESLNLSIKQVGRLLEKVENIGYFLEETENKEFFIFGADLLKNRLFDDSEKKQIKKVIKAFGDSNPLNISILRKLSSLDISIPLIPDVKDVNRGKNYQNILYAIKANQYVWLRAYFSPNGKVKMKDRYVFPLSFIDNDQQFIAYEKSSRREKTFKLDRVGIVEVTGDTAEIRTKGKQKTDAFGITTLSKQYHIDLKLSDYAGLLMMEEFNETHQYLEKKEEGYEFRGPISANEGIGRFILSLPGQIEIIKGKELLNYLIAKKKEFNF